The following are encoded in a window of Rosa chinensis cultivar Old Blush chromosome 4, RchiOBHm-V2, whole genome shotgun sequence genomic DNA:
- the LOC112199391 gene encoding uncharacterized protein LOC112199391, translating into MAAMGDGSAAALINHDSARVSLGFAGLEALRAYRWYMVGQLLGPEAMFPSFKGTISTIWRIRSGLIIQDVGECFVFQFDRVADRNKILHGGMWFYRNTMLVFGAYDGVGLAAEVPLNSLETLVVIKGLPLVLRNKTALGLIGSAIGRVIRFDQTILNKKEEEQRIRIVFDVQHQVRVWKVFEFSPVVVPELTMVYEKIKGFCLSCGLFIHDAAGYDAGEGEGGNSRASTDDSFGMSHFNFSTA; encoded by the coding sequence ATGGCTGCCATGGGGGATGGCTCAGCTGCGGCGTTGATCAATCACGACTCTGCAAGGGTCTCGCTTGGATTTGCAGGGCTTGAGGCTCTCAGAGCATATCGTTGGTATATGGTGGGCCAATTACTTGGTCCCGAGGCTATGTTTCCCAGTTTCAAGGGCACAATCTCCACAATCTGGAGGATTAGATCGGGTTTGATAATTCAAGATGTGGGagaatgttttgtttttcaatttgatcGTGTTGCTGATCGCAATAAGATCTTGCATGGAGGCATGTGGTTCTATCGAAACACTATGCTTGTCTTTGGCGCGTATGATGGTGTTGGACTGGCGGCAGAGGTCCCTCTGAATTCATTGGAGACCTTGGTTGTGATCAAAGGATTACCGCTGGTTCTACGTAATAAGACAGCTCTAGGGTTGATTGGGTCGGCCATAGGTCGCGTGATTCGATTTGATCAGACAATCCTCAATAAGAAGGAGGAGGAACAACGCATCCGGATTGTCTTCGATGTTCAGCATCAAGTCAGAGTTTGGAAGGTGTTTGAATTCTCGCCGGTAGTGGTGCCAGAGCTGACAATGGTTTATGAGAAAATTAAGGGTTTCTGTTTGAGCTGTGGTTTGTTTATACATGATGCTGCTGGTTATGATGCTggtgaaggagaaggaggaaaTTCTCGCGCAAGCACCGACGACAGCTTTGGCATGTCTCACTTTAACTTCAGCACCGCATAG